GAGGGTTGCGGCGTGTCTATCGAAACGGCGCGACCCGGTGTGGAGGATCTTTTTTTGGAGCGGATGGGGGCCGAGGAGGGCTCCGGCGAAAAGGGTGAAACATGAACCTCTCTCCGGCCCCGCGAATCGCCGGAACGGTCGAAGCGGCCGTCTCCGCCCGCGGCCTCACCCGGCGCTTCGGTTCCTTTACCGCCGTCGATGGAATCGATCTGGACGTGGCGCCCGGCGAGATCTTCGGCTTTCTCGGCGCGAACGGCGCCGGGAAAACCACGGCGATCCGGATGCTCTGCGGTCTCCTTCGCCCGACCGCCGGCTCGGCGACGGTGGCCGGCTGCCGGGTGGGACCGGAATCGAGCGCCCTTCGCCGGCGCATCGGTTACATGAGCCAGCGTTTCAGCCTCTACGAGGATCTGACGGTGCGCGAGAACATGGCTTTCTTCGGCGGCGTCTACGGGCTTTCCCCGGGGCGGATCCGGGATCGCGCCGCCGCGCTTCTCCCGCAACTCGGCCTTTCCGGCCGCGAAGACCGTCTCGCCGGTGCCCTCCCCCTCGGCTACAAACAGCGTCTCGCCCTCGGCTCCGCGCTCCTGCACGAGCCGCGCGTCCTCTTTCTCGACGAGCCGACCGGCGGCGTGGATCCTCTGGCGCGTCGCTCCTTCTGGGATCTGATCTACGCCCGCGCCGCCGCGGGGACCACCGTTTTCGTCACCACGCACTACATGGACGAAGCGGAGTATTGCGGTCGAGTCTCGATCATGATCGAGGGGCGCATCGTCGCGCTGGACACGCCGGCGGGGCTGAAGCGTTCCACGGGCGGAAAGGACATGCAGGACGTTTTCCTTAGGCTGGTGGACCGATGAGAAAGATCGCCGCCATCGCGCGCAAGGAAGTCCTTCACATCCTCAGGGACCGGCGCAGCCTCGCCGTGGCGATTCTCATGCCTCTCGCGATGGTCCTCCTTTACGGCTCCGCCATCGACATGGAGCTCCGCGAACTGCCCGTGGGCGTCCTCGACCAGGACCGGAGTGATAGCAGCCGCGAATTTCTCCTCGCCCTCGCGTCGAGCAAATTCAACGTGATCGCCGAGATCCTTCCGGGCCGCGGCGCCGTGGAGCCCGGATTCCGGCGCGGCCGTTTTCTCGCGGCGCTGGTGATCCCCCGGGGATTCGCGGAGCGCCTGGAGAGGGGAGAGGTTTCCCCGCTGCAGGTGTTGGTGGACGGCTCGGACGCCGCCACCGCCGCGATCGCCGAGAACTACCTCCTCGCGGTGAGCGCCCTCGAGAACGCGCGGCTTCGAGGAGAGGGAACGGCGGCCCCCTTCACCGTCCGGACCCGAATATTCTTCAACCCCGAACTGACCAGCGCCGATTTCGTCGTTCCGGGGTTGACCGCCCTCATTCTGATGATGATCTGCGCGCTCCTTACCAGCATCGCCCTTACCCGAGAGAAGGAGAACGGCACGCTGGAGCAGATCCTCACGACGCCGGTCTCTCCCGCGCAGGTGGTTCTGGGCAAGGTCCTTCCCTACGTGGGGCTCGGCGCGATCGACGCCACGCTGGTGCTGGCGACGGGGAGGATCGCCTTCGGCGTGCCGATGGCCGGCTCCTGGTGGGTCTTGGCGGCGTACAGCCTCCTTTTCATCGTCATCGCCCTCTCCATGGGGCTGCTCATCTCCGCGCGCTCGTCGACCCTCCGCGTCGCGATGATGGCGGCCCTGATGGCGACCATGCTCCCCACCATGATCCTGTCCGGTTTTCTCTTCCCCGTCGCCGGCATGCCCGAGCCGCTGCAGTGGCTCTGTCGTCTCATGCCGGCCACCCACTACCTGGTGGTGATTCGCGGTATCCTGCTGAAGGGACGTGCCTGGTTCCCGGTGGAGACGGCGGTGCTCCTCGGAATGGGCGCCGTTCTCCTCACGGCGGCTGTGCGCGGTTTCCGCCGCGACCTGGAGTGAAGCGAATGGGTCCTCTTCTCTGCATCGTGCGCAAGGAGCTGATCCAGCTGCGGCGGGACAAGGCGCTCCTCCGTCTCGTTCTGGCCGTTCCGATGCTTCAGCTCCTGATCTTCGCCTACGCCATCAACAACGACCTCAAGAACGTGAGGGTGAGCGTGCTGGACGAGGACCGGACCCCTCTCACGCGGCGGCTCGCGGAGGCGCTCTACCAGGCGGACGCTTTCGTTCCGGGGCCGGCGCCCGCGGGCGAGGCGGACGCCGCGGAGCTGCTCCGGAGGAGCGAGACGGACCTCATGGTGCATGTGCCCCGCGGATTCACCCGCGCCGTGCTGCGGGGGGAGTCGCCGCAGGTAGGCGTGGTCGTGGACGGGACGAACAGCAGCACGGCGGGCCGCGCCGCCGGTTACACCGAAGCGGTTTTGACGCGGGAGGCGGTGCGTCTCTTCCGCGCGGAGGCGGGAGCGCGAGCGGCGGCCCAGACGGGGCGGATCTCGACGACGACCCGCTTTCTCTTCAACCCGGAGCTGGAGAGCCGAATCTACATGGTGCCGGGGATCATCGTCATGTTGGTCACCATCATCTCCGTGTTCGTTACCGGAATGGCGGTGGTCCGGGAGAAAGAGATCGGCACTCTCGAGCAGGTGCGCGTGACCCCTCTTTCGACGACGGCGTACCTGATCGGGAAGACGCTCCCCTTCGCGGCGATCGCGCTGGTGGATCTCGTCCTCGCGACGGCCTTCGCCATGGCTTGGTTCGGCGTTCCCATGGTCGGATCGCCGCTGACGCTTCTGGCGGGTGTGCTCGCCTACCTGACCGTGACCCTCGGCCTCGGGCTCCTCGCCTCCGCCGCTTCGGGCACGCAGCAGCAGGCGATGTTCACGATCTGGTTCTTTCTCATCTTCGCGGTTCTTCTCAGCGGTTTTTTCGTTCCCGTGCAGAACATGCCGTCCTGGGCGCGCGCGCTCACCTGGCTGAACCCGATGCGGTTTTTCATGAACGTGGTGCGCGGGGTCCTACTTCGCGGCGCGGGTTTCGCGGACCTCCGAACCGAGTTTCTGATGCTCCTGGGAATGGGCGCGCTCGCCTATGGTTCGGCGGCGCTCCGTTTCGGCCGGGAGGGGGAGTAGGGGCGCGCTCCGGCTTCCTTCGGTCGTGAGAAAGGGCGCGACGGTTTCTTCCCGCCGCGCCCTTTTCGATCGAAAACGAGTTTCGGGCCGCTAGTCCACGCCGAGGAGCCGCTCCATCTCGGTGATGGTCCGGTCCATGAGCCGCGCCGCCGCATCCACCGCTTCCGGTTTCGTCCAGTCCAAGCCGGCCTTTTTCAGAAGCGTGAGGGGAGGCGCGGAGCTTCCCGACTTCAGCATGTCCAAGTAGCGCTCCACCGCCGAGGGATCGCCGGACTGCACCTTCTCGGCGAAGGCGATTCCCGAGGAGAGGCCGGTGGCGTAAGTATACATGTAAAACTTGTAATAGAAGTGGCCCACGTAGGCCCATTCCATGCCGTCGTTCTCGCCGAGGGAGAACCCCGGTCCGTAGTAGTCCCGGACCAGCGCGGCGTAGGTGGAGTCGAGGAAGGAGGCGGTGAGCGACACGCCGCGCTCCGCCGCCTCGTGGGCGGCCAGTTCGAACTCGGCGAAAAGTGTCTGCCTGTAGATCGTGGTCCGGATGCTCTCGAGCAGCTCGTTCAGAAGAAAGAGCTTCACTTCCCGGGACTCGGCGTTGCGCATGAGGTCGTCGGCGAGGAGCTTCTCGTTGCAGGTGGAGGCGATTTCGGCGATGAAGCTCGCGTAGTCGGCCGTGACGTAGGGTTGGTTGGTGTTGGACAGGTGGGTATGAAGCGCGTGGCCGTACTCATGGGCGAGCGTGGAGAGGCCGTCGTAATCGTCGAACCAGTTCATCTTTACGAAGGGACGAACGCCGTACACGCTGGCGCTGAAGGCGCCGCTCTCCTTGTGCTCGTGCGGGTAAAGGTCGATCCAACCGTTGGCCGGATCGAGGCCGGTCCGGAGAACGCTGCCGTACTCGTCGCCGAGCGGCGCGAGGGCTTCCGGGAGGATCCGCCGCGCATCTTCGAAGGTGAACGTCATCTCCTCGCTCGGCACCAGGGGAACGTAGAGGTCGTAGATATACAGATCATCGAGGCCGAGCACCTTCTTCCGCAGCTCCACGTAGCGATGGAGGGGCTCGAGGTTGGCGCGGATCGCCGTGATCAGGTTGCGGTAGACGGCGGGGTCGATGTCGTCCATCGCCAGATAGGCCTCGAGGGAGGAGTCGTATCCGCGCGACCGGGAAAAGAAGACCGTTTGGTTCACCTGTCCCGCGAAAGTCGCGGCGAAGACGTGCTGGTATTGGCGGAGCGTGCCGAAGAAGGCCTCCACCGCCTCGCGCCTCACCTCCCTGTCCGGCGAGCGCCGGAAGCGCGGGTAGTTGGAGAAGGCGAGCTGCACCGGTTCGCCGTCCTCGCCGGTGACCATCGGAAGGGGGATGTCGTTCATCATCGAGTTAAATGTCTTCTCGTGATCGGAGGGAAGTTCGTTCAGGTCGATCTCCGCCCACAGGTTGTCGCCGGCGAGGGAGAGGATCCGCTCCGCCTCGGCGTCGAGAACCCGATTCTTCCGCCGCCTGATCTCGTCGATGTAGGGGCGGTACGCCTCGAGCGCCGGTTCCCGTTCGTAAGCGGCGCGCATCGCCCCGTCGTTCAGGGCGAGGATTTCCCGGCGGATGAAGGACGCTTCCGCCATCAGATCGTTCATCGCCTGGAGCGCGCGGTCGTTCATCGCCTGGAGTTCGGTGGAGACCAGATCGGTTTGCAGGCGAAGGTTGGCGTAGAGGGTCAGTTTATTGGTCGCAAGACGGGTGTCGAAGTAGAGGGCGAGACACTCCCGGAGCGCTTGGGGATCGGAAAGCCGTCCCGCGTATCCGGCGAGCTTTTCCCGCTCGGTGTTCACCTTCTCCAGGGAGGGCCCGAAGGCGGCATCATTCGGAAGGAGCACCGAGAGGTCCCACTTATAAATGTCGGGAATCTCGCTGCGGGGCATGTTGGCGTCCGGCGTGAAGGTCGACGCCGAAGACGCAGCGAGAAGAAGGAGAGCAAGGACCGGAAGAAGCGGGGTTCGTCGCAAGTCGTGCATGTTCACCTCGATCGGCCCGGGATGGGGGCGCCCCGCGCCGGAAGAAAGGAAAGCCGCGGATCGATAGGGGGGCGCGCGGACCGGCGCGACCACCTGTCTCACACAAGGATAGCCGCCTTCGCTCCGGGAGACAAGCACCGGGAAAAGGGTCCCCTCTCGGTACCGGGTTTTCTTCTCAAGAGCAAAGCGAGCGAAGAGGTGTCCGGCACCGAAGAATCCGGGAGAGGGTGTCCGGCGCCGATGAAGCCGGGATCGACGGTCCCGTCGGAAATGGTGTATTCTGATCGGGAAGCGATCGCGTCAATCATTCGAAAACCAGCCCATCGGGAGAGAAACCATGCGCATCGATCGAATTCCGCGAACCGCCGCGTGGGGGGGACTGTTCCTTCTGCTCGGCCTCTCTTGGACCGCCACCCGGGCGGCGGAGCCCCCGGAGAGGACCCACGATCTCACCGTGGAGGATTACTTCACCCAGGGGTTCATTTACGACTGCGTGATCGCGCCGGAGGGCGGGCACGTGGCGCTCACCGACCTGCGTTGGGACCTGGACGCGGACACGCGCCACACCGATCTGTGGATCGCCGACGTCCGGACCGGGCGTCTCCGCCGCGCCACCTTCCACCCCACGAACGACGGCTCGCCCAGTTGGAGTCCCGACGGCCGATGGGTCTACTTCACCAGCCGGCGCGGTGAGAAGGGGGATCTGCCCCCCCGGAACGGGAAAACGCAGGTCTGGAAGGTCGCCGTGGACGGCGGGGAGCCGGAACCGGTCACCCGTTTCAAGGACGGCGTGGAGGACTACTCCCTCTCCGCGGACGGGCGCACCCTCTACTACGTGAAATCAAGCGAGCAGGTGGAGGATCCCTGGAAGGATCTCAAGGAGACCCACGACGAACTCGAGTACGGCCGCGGGGTCATGAACACCAGCGAACTCTGGTCGCTCGACCTCGAGACCTGGCGGACCGAGAAGCTGATCGACGAGGGGCGCGTGATCCGCGAGTTCGCCGTCTGCCCCTGCGGCGGCCGAATCGCGATGATCACCACGCCGAACGAGGAGAACATCTCCAACGAGGGGCTCTCGCGGGTCGATGTCTGGGACCGGAAGAGCGGCGAGATCACGATCGTGCCGGACCGCCTCTGGCGGGCCGAGGCGCCCTCTCCCTACGGCTGGCTCGAGGGTCTCGCCTGGTCCGCCGACGCCGCGGCTCTCGCCTTCCGCGTCGACTTCGACGGCTATCCGGCGGAGCTGATCGTGACGCACTTCGGCGGCGGCGCGCCGGTTTCCCGCCGGCTGGATCGCCCCCGCGAACTCACCCTCGGCGGCGAACCGGACATTCGGTGGATCGGCGACTCCAAGGACATCTGTTTCCTGGCCGAAGAGAAGGCGCGGGTGCGCCTCGCCTGCGTGCGGAACGTCACCCCCGGCGGCCAGGGAGCCTTCGAGATTCTCACCCCGGGCGATTGGGTCGCCAAGACCTTCGACCTGACGGCGGACGGGCGCACCTACGCTGCGGCGCTCGGCGACGTAACCCAGCCGAACGACGTGTTCATAGGCGCCACCCGGGGAAAGGGTAAGCCGCGCCGGATCACCCGTATCAACCCGCAGATCGATACCTGGAAACTCCCGCAAATCGAGATCGTACAATGGGCCGGCGCGGGCGGCGATACGGTGGAGGGAATCCTGGAACTGCCCCCCGGCTACGAGAAAGGGGATGGACCGCTCCCCCTTCACGTGGCGCTTCACGGCGGACCCACGGCGGCGGATCTTTTCTACTTCGAGTTTTGGATCTACGGGCGCGGCCTCTGGCCGGCGCTCGGCTGGGCGGTTTTCGCCCCCAACTACCGCGGCTCCACCGGCTACGGCGACCGTTTCATGACCGATCTGATCGGCGCCGAGTGCGACATCGAGGTGGAGGACGTGATGAAGGGGGTG
The genomic region above belongs to Candidatus Eisenbacteria bacterium and contains:
- a CDS encoding ABC transporter permease is translated as MGPLLCIVRKELIQLRRDKALLRLVLAVPMLQLLIFAYAINNDLKNVRVSVLDEDRTPLTRRLAEALYQADAFVPGPAPAGEADAAELLRRSETDLMVHVPRGFTRAVLRGESPQVGVVVDGTNSSTAGRAAGYTEAVLTREAVRLFRAEAGARAAAQTGRISTTTRFLFNPELESRIYMVPGIIVMLVTIISVFVTGMAVVREKEIGTLEQVRVTPLSTTAYLIGKTLPFAAIALVDLVLATAFAMAWFGVPMVGSPLTLLAGVLAYLTVTLGLGLLASAASGTQQQAMFTIWFFLIFAVLLSGFFVPVQNMPSWARALTWLNPMRFFMNVVRGVLLRGAGFADLRTEFLMLLGMGALAYGSAALRFGREGE
- a CDS encoding ABC transporter permease; its protein translation is MRKIAAIARKEVLHILRDRRSLAVAILMPLAMVLLYGSAIDMELRELPVGVLDQDRSDSSREFLLALASSKFNVIAEILPGRGAVEPGFRRGRFLAALVIPRGFAERLERGEVSPLQVLVDGSDAATAAIAENYLLAVSALENARLRGEGTAAPFTVRTRIFFNPELTSADFVVPGLTALILMMICALLTSIALTREKENGTLEQILTTPVSPAQVVLGKVLPYVGLGAIDATLVLATGRIAFGVPMAGSWWVLAAYSLLFIVIALSMGLLISARSSTLRVAMMAALMATMLPTMILSGFLFPVAGMPEPLQWLCRLMPATHYLVVIRGILLKGRAWFPVETAVLLGMGAVLLTAAVRGFRRDLE
- a CDS encoding ABC transporter ATP-binding protein; translation: MNLSPAPRIAGTVEAAVSARGLTRRFGSFTAVDGIDLDVAPGEIFGFLGANGAGKTTAIRMLCGLLRPTAGSATVAGCRVGPESSALRRRIGYMSQRFSLYEDLTVRENMAFFGGVYGLSPGRIRDRAAALLPQLGLSGREDRLAGALPLGYKQRLALGSALLHEPRVLFLDEPTGGVDPLARRSFWDLIYARAAAGTTVFVTTHYMDEAEYCGRVSIMIEGRIVALDTPAGLKRSTGGKDMQDVFLRLVDR
- the pepF gene encoding oligoendopeptidase F, whose amino-acid sequence is MRQVVAPVRAPPYRSAAFLSSGAGRPHPGPIEVNMHDLRRTPLLPVLALLLLAASSASTFTPDANMPRSEIPDIYKWDLSVLLPNDAAFGPSLEKVNTEREKLAGYAGRLSDPQALRECLALYFDTRLATNKLTLYANLRLQTDLVSTELQAMNDRALQAMNDLMAEASFIRREILALNDGAMRAAYEREPALEAYRPYIDEIRRRKNRVLDAEAERILSLAGDNLWAEIDLNELPSDHEKTFNSMMNDIPLPMVTGEDGEPVQLAFSNYPRFRRSPDREVRREAVEAFFGTLRQYQHVFAATFAGQVNQTVFFSRSRGYDSSLEAYLAMDDIDPAVYRNLITAIRANLEPLHRYVELRKKVLGLDDLYIYDLYVPLVPSEEMTFTFEDARRILPEALAPLGDEYGSVLRTGLDPANGWIDLYPHEHKESGAFSASVYGVRPFVKMNWFDDYDGLSTLAHEYGHALHTHLSNTNQPYVTADYASFIAEIASTCNEKLLADDLMRNAESREVKLFLLNELLESIRTTIYRQTLFAEFELAAHEAAERGVSLTASFLDSTYAALVRDYYGPGFSLGENDGMEWAYVGHFYYKFYMYTYATGLSSGIAFAEKVQSGDPSAVERYLDMLKSGSSAPPLTLLKKAGLDWTKPEAVDAAARLMDRTITEMERLLGVD
- a CDS encoding S9 family peptidase, which encodes MRIDRIPRTAAWGGLFLLLGLSWTATRAAEPPERTHDLTVEDYFTQGFIYDCVIAPEGGHVALTDLRWDLDADTRHTDLWIADVRTGRLRRATFHPTNDGSPSWSPDGRWVYFTSRRGEKGDLPPRNGKTQVWKVAVDGGEPEPVTRFKDGVEDYSLSADGRTLYYVKSSEQVEDPWKDLKETHDELEYGRGVMNTSELWSLDLETWRTEKLIDEGRVIREFAVCPCGGRIAMITTPNEENISNEGLSRVDVWDRKSGEITIVPDRLWRAEAPSPYGWLEGLAWSADAAALAFRVDFDGYPAELIVTHFGGGAPVSRRLDRPRELTLGGEPDIRWIGDSKDICFLAEEKARVRLACVRNVTPGGQGAFEILTPGDWVAKTFDLTADGRTYAAALGDVTQPNDVFIGATRGKGKPRRITRINPQIDTWKLPQIEIVQWAGAGGDTVEGILELPPGYEKGDGPLPLHVALHGGPTAADLFYFEFWIYGRGLWPALGWAVFAPNYRGSTGYGDRFMTDLIGAECDIEVEDVMKGVDMLIERGIADPERMAVSGWSNGGFVTNCIITQTDRFKAASSGAGVLDMALQWGIEDTPGHVVNYMEGLPWEKPEAYRKASPLWALNRVKTPTLIHVGGEDPRVPAANARALFRGLDFYLGVPTELVVYPGQGHGLGKYTYRKAKLEWDIAWFDRWVLGENAEDPEKP